A single region of the Candidatus Hydrogenedentota bacterium genome encodes:
- a CDS encoding F0F1 ATP synthase subunit C translates to MLAVGPLFIPAHAQEGGAEGTTAIEKDRQAGSVGYGLRALGLAVGAGIAIAGAGLGTGRAQASVGAGGTGAITEKPELFGNVLLLFAIPETIVVFGFVIAIMLLMRI, encoded by the coding sequence ATGTTGGCCGTTGGGCCATTGTTTATCCCGGCGCACGCGCAAGAAGGCGGCGCGGAAGGCACGACAGCGATCGAAAAAGATCGCCAGGCCGGTAGCGTGGGCTACGGTTTGCGCGCTCTGGGTCTTGCCGTTGGCGCGGGCATCGCAATTGCCGGCGCAGGTCTCGGAACGGGCCGTGCGCAGGCGTCGGTAGGCGCAGGCGGTACGGGCGCGATTACGGAAAAGCCCGAGCTGTTCGGTAACGTGCTGCTTCTGTTCGCGATTCCCGAAACGATCGTCGTGTTCGGGTTCGTTATCGCGATTATGCTCCTGATGCGAATCTAG
- a CDS encoding V-type ATPase subunit has protein sequence MENTDALAPYMNSRICGMRSRLLPRAEFENLLDLGDAGRVADALLSGPYQQEMAEALTRYHGADAVEDAVTRNLVATFNTLYGLTQGYLRELTQIFLLRWDLIAVKSLLRARRHNLDEATASMGLMPGPSMTVAVQKSFLAHDSMESLIGALASWKPSLCGVLEEALPAYQAANEVTPLEERLDREYFVTSVKTLRAAEDDDAKILRTALQMEIDRINMRTIFQLKDPSLGADALAERLLPHGLLHASTLQNMATARDAQHAAELLSGTAYKEMADRFFMFVQTMRYSPLERLFDSLIIRHLKRESRVHVMSIAVLMHYTWLKYNEVVNLRLIARGEASKLPRGRIREEVVYA, from the coding sequence ATGGAAAACACGGACGCGCTCGCGCCCTACATGAACTCCCGCATTTGCGGGATGCGGAGCCGGTTGCTGCCGCGCGCCGAGTTCGAGAATTTGCTCGACTTGGGCGATGCGGGCCGCGTAGCGGATGCGCTGCTGTCGGGACCGTATCAACAGGAAATGGCGGAGGCGCTGACCCGGTATCACGGGGCCGACGCCGTGGAAGACGCCGTCACCCGCAATCTCGTGGCGACGTTTAACACGCTGTACGGCCTGACGCAGGGTTACTTGCGCGAGCTGACGCAGATCTTCCTGCTTCGATGGGACTTGATTGCGGTGAAATCGCTGCTGCGCGCGCGACGTCACAACCTGGACGAAGCGACGGCCTCGATGGGGCTCATGCCCGGACCGAGCATGACCGTGGCAGTCCAGAAGTCGTTTCTGGCTCACGACTCCATGGAATCCTTGATTGGAGCGTTGGCTTCGTGGAAGCCGTCCTTGTGCGGCGTTCTTGAAGAGGCGCTTCCGGCGTATCAGGCGGCGAACGAGGTGACCCCTCTTGAAGAACGGTTGGATCGCGAGTATTTCGTAACGAGCGTGAAGACGTTGCGCGCGGCGGAAGACGACGACGCGAAGATTCTGCGCACCGCGCTGCAAATGGAGATCGACCGGATCAACATGCGGACGATCTTCCAGCTTAAAGACCCGAGTCTTGGAGCGGATGCGCTCGCGGAACGGTTGCTGCCGCACGGATTGTTGCACGCGAGCACGTTGCAGAACATGGCGACGGCCCGCGACGCGCAGCACGCAGCGGAACTCCTGAGCGGAACGGCCTACAAAGAGATGGCCGACCGCTTCTTCATGTTCGTGCAGACGATGCGGTATTCGCCGCTGGAACGGTTGTTCGATTCGTTGATTATTCGCCACCTGAAACGCGAGTCGCGGGTACACGTGATGAGCATTGCGGTGCTGATGCACTACACGTGGCTGAAGTACAACGAGGTCGTGAACCTCCGGCTGATAGCGCGCGGCGAAGCGAGCAAGCTGCCGCGTGGCCGAATCCGTGAGGAGGTTGTCTATGCCTAG